One window of Gemmatimonadaceae bacterium genomic DNA carries:
- a CDS encoding helix-turn-helix domain-containing protein, giving the protein MVETLQGVCREMDRAFQQAAAEEAWLTVAEVAARLGVSDEAVRWQIRQKNLEAERAGKQYRVSMPALQAFLTSSRSQRGRTS; this is encoded by the coding sequence ATGGTAGAGACGCTGCAGGGAGTATGTCGCGAGATGGACCGAGCATTCCAGCAGGCAGCCGCCGAAGAGGCCTGGTTGACGGTCGCGGAGGTGGCCGCGAGGCTCGGTGTATCGGACGAGGCTGTGCGCTGGCAGATTCGCCAGAAGAATCTCGAGGCCGAGCGCGCCGGGAAGCAATATCGCGTCAGCATGCCGGCGCTTCAGGCTTTTCTCACGAGCAGCCGATCCCAGCGCGGAAGGACCTCGTGA
- a CDS encoding putative metal-binding protein, which produces MHPEAAKARFREEVARIPASLLAQRGWILHTQEFPDLDCSFAAAGRTTLRVRLTCDDWNDTPASIALLDATGTALSQLLPNPTGVFNNSPHPTTGRPFVCMRGSREYHCHPSHLNDPWEPLKTLDEYSLGGLLTKLWHAWRKGAG; this is translated from the coding sequence GTGCACCCCGAAGCTGCCAAAGCCCGCTTTCGCGAGGAGGTCGCGCGCATTCCAGCGTCGCTCCTCGCGCAGCGCGGCTGGATCTTGCATACCCAGGAGTTCCCTGATCTTGATTGTTCCTTTGCGGCCGCTGGGCGCACGACGCTCCGCGTGCGATTGACGTGCGACGATTGGAATGACACGCCCGCGTCCATCGCACTCCTCGACGCGACGGGGACGGCGCTATCGCAACTCCTGCCGAACCCCACCGGCGTGTTCAACAACAGTCCACATCCCACGACCGGTCGACCCTTCGTTTGCATGCGCGGGTCGCGCGAGTACCACTGCCATCCGAGCCATTTGAATGATCCGTGGGAACCGTTGAAAACACTGGACGAATACTCGCTTGGCGGATTACTGACAAAGCTTTGGCACGCCTGGCGAAAAGGAGCCGGCTGA
- a CDS encoding ribbon-helix-helix protein, CopG family, whose product MTLMLSDREMTVLDELSARRGMSKTALVRQALRLYQSITERIASGDKLFMEHPHTKEKAELVVL is encoded by the coding sequence ATGACGCTGATGCTAAGCGACCGCGAAATGACGGTGCTCGATGAGCTCTCTGCGCGCCGTGGGATGTCGAAGACCGCACTCGTTCGTCAGGCGCTGAGGCTTTATCAGTCGATCACCGAGCGCATTGCCTCCGGCGACAAGCTCTTCATGGAACACCCGCACACGAAGGAGAAGGCAGAGCTCGTCGTGCTATGA